One window of the Streptomyces asoensis genome contains the following:
- a CDS encoding NAD(P)/FAD-dependent oxidoreductase, whose amino-acid sequence MDTRLSGDVIVVGGGVIGLATAVVLAERGLRVRVWTRDPVERTTSAVAGALWWPYHIEPMVSARAWALRSLEIYEELAERPGETGVRLVDGILGETDLDEVEGWAAGRLVGLRRTTAHEYGAGTGVRARLPLIDMSAYLPWLRRRLLRAGGTVEERTVTDLAEAEAPVVVNCTGLDAGRLAADPSVRPVRGQLVVVENPGIDTWLVSTGPDGETAYLFPHAGRLVLGGTAQDDVWSLEPDPKVAEAIVRRCAALRPEVAGARILEHRVGLRPVRGTVRLERAELPDGRTVVHHYGHGGAGVTVAWGCAEEAAGLVLPAAS is encoded by the coding sequence GTGGACACTCGGTTGAGCGGCGATGTGATCGTGGTCGGCGGCGGGGTCATCGGGCTGGCGACGGCCGTCGTGCTCGCCGAGCGCGGCCTGCGGGTCCGGGTCTGGACGCGCGATCCGGTCGAGCGGACGACCTCGGCCGTGGCCGGCGCGCTGTGGTGGCCGTACCACATCGAGCCGATGGTGTCGGCGCGGGCGTGGGCGCTGCGCTCGCTGGAGATCTACGAGGAGCTCGCCGAGCGGCCCGGGGAGACCGGTGTGCGCCTGGTCGACGGGATCCTGGGCGAGACGGACCTGGACGAGGTCGAGGGCTGGGCGGCGGGCCGGCTGGTCGGGCTGCGCCGGACGACGGCGCACGAGTACGGCGCGGGCACCGGCGTCCGGGCCCGGCTGCCACTGATCGACATGTCGGCCTATCTGCCCTGGCTCCGGCGGCGGCTGCTGCGGGCGGGCGGCACGGTCGAGGAGCGCACGGTGACCGACCTGGCGGAGGCCGAGGCGCCGGTGGTGGTGAACTGCACGGGGCTGGACGCCGGGCGGCTGGCGGCGGACCCGTCGGTGCGTCCCGTACGGGGGCAGCTCGTCGTCGTGGAGAACCCCGGCATCGACACCTGGCTCGTCTCCACCGGCCCGGACGGCGAGACGGCCTATCTGTTCCCGCACGCCGGGCGGCTGGTGCTGGGCGGTACGGCGCAGGACGACGTGTGGTCGCTGGAGCCGGATCCGAAGGTGGCCGAGGCGATCGTGCGGCGCTGCGCGGCCCTGCGGCCGGAGGTCGCCGGGGCGCGGATCCTGGAGCACCGGGTCGGGCTGCGGCCGGTCCGGGGCACGGTACGCCTGGAGCGGGCGGAGCTGCCGGACGGGCGGACGGTGGTGCACCACTACGGGCACGGCGGGGCGGGCGTCACGGTGGCGTGGGGCTGTGCGGAGGAGGCGGCCGGGCTGGTGCTCCCGGCCGCCTCCTGA
- a CDS encoding Tex family protein: protein MTTPGSIEVGSIEGRIAEELGVRQRQVKAAVELLDGGSTVPFIARYRKEATEMLDDAQLRTIEERLRYLRELEERRTAILESVGEQGKLTDALRAQILGAETKARLEDIYLPYKPKRRTKAQIAREAGLEPLAEGLLGDPTVDPLAAAAAFVDADKGVADPQAALDGARAILTERFSEDADLIGELRERMWGRGRLAAKVRDGKEEAGAKFADYFDFAEPFTALPSHRVLAMLRGEKEEVLDLVLEPEEPSEQPGPSSYEGIVARRFDIADRGRPGDKWLTDTVRWAWRTRILVHLGIDLRLRLRTAAEDEAVDVFAANLRDLLLAAPAGTRATLGLDPGFRTGVKVAVVDATGKVVATDVIYPHVPANKWDEAIAKLARLAKEHTVDLVAIGNGTASRETDKLAGELITKHPELNLTKVMVSEAGASVYSASAFASQELPDMDVSLRGAVSIARRLQDPLAELVKIDPKSIGVGQYQHDLSEVKLSRSLDAVVEDCVNGVGVDVNTASARLLSRVSGISTGLAENIVAHRDSNGPFTSRSELKKVARLGPKAYEQCAGFLRIRGGSDPLDSSSVHPEAYPVVRRMVKTSGQQVASLIGNTGVLRSLRPTDFVDETFGLPTVTDILKELEKPGRDPRPAFKTATFKEGVEKISDLSSGMVLEGVVTNVAAFGAFIDVGVHQDGLAHVSALSKTFVKDPRDVVKPGDIVKVKVLDIDIPRKRISLTLRLDDEAAPQGGQGQSSGGSRPQRGGGRPPQQRQQGGQRGGGAGGGGGGGGGSRQAPAPGNSAMADALRRAGLVDPKKGRR from the coding sequence GTGACGACACCCGGGTCCATCGAAGTAGGGTCCATCGAAGGCAGGATCGCCGAGGAACTCGGCGTACGGCAGCGGCAGGTGAAGGCCGCCGTGGAGCTGCTCGACGGCGGCTCGACGGTGCCTTTCATCGCCCGCTACCGCAAGGAAGCGACCGAGATGCTCGACGACGCGCAGCTGCGCACGATCGAGGAGCGGCTGCGCTACCTGCGGGAGCTGGAGGAGCGGCGGACGGCGATCCTGGAGTCGGTGGGCGAGCAGGGCAAGCTCACCGACGCGCTCCGGGCGCAGATCCTCGGCGCCGAGACCAAGGCGCGGCTGGAGGACATCTACCTGCCGTACAAGCCCAAGCGGCGCACCAAGGCGCAGATCGCGCGCGAGGCGGGCCTCGAACCGCTCGCCGAGGGGCTGCTCGGCGACCCGACGGTCGATCCGCTCGCGGCGGCCGCCGCGTTCGTCGACGCCGACAAGGGCGTCGCCGATCCGCAGGCCGCGCTGGACGGCGCGCGGGCGATCCTCACCGAGCGGTTCTCGGAGGACGCCGACCTGATCGGCGAACTGCGCGAGCGCATGTGGGGCCGCGGCCGGCTCGCCGCCAAGGTGCGCGACGGCAAGGAGGAGGCGGGCGCGAAGTTCGCCGACTACTTCGACTTCGCCGAGCCGTTCACCGCACTGCCCTCGCACCGCGTCCTGGCGATGCTGCGCGGCGAGAAGGAGGAGGTCCTCGACCTCGTCCTGGAGCCGGAGGAGCCCTCCGAGCAGCCCGGTCCCTCGTCGTACGAGGGGATCGTGGCGCGCCGGTTCGACATCGCCGACCGCGGCAGGCCGGGCGACAAGTGGCTGACGGACACCGTCCGCTGGGCCTGGCGCACCCGCATCCTCGTCCACCTCGGCATCGACCTGCGGCTGCGGCTGCGGACGGCCGCCGAGGACGAGGCCGTCGACGTCTTCGCCGCCAACCTCCGCGACCTGCTGCTCGCCGCCCCGGCCGGCACGCGCGCGACGCTGGGCCTGGACCCCGGCTTCCGTACGGGCGTGAAGGTCGCCGTCGTGGACGCGACCGGCAAGGTCGTCGCCACGGACGTGATCTACCCGCACGTCCCGGCGAACAAGTGGGACGAGGCGATCGCCAAGCTCGCGCGGCTGGCGAAGGAGCACACGGTCGACCTGGTCGCCATCGGCAACGGCACGGCCTCCCGCGAGACCGACAAGCTCGCCGGTGAACTCATCACCAAGCACCCGGAACTGAATCTCACCAAGGTGATGGTGTCCGAGGCGGGTGCCTCCGTGTACTCGGCCTCCGCCTTCGCCTCCCAGGAGCTCCCCGACATGGACGTGTCGCTGCGCGGCGCCGTGTCGATCGCGCGCCGGCTCCAGGATCCGCTCGCCGAGCTGGTGAAGATCGACCCGAAGTCGATCGGTGTCGGCCAGTACCAGCACGACCTGTCCGAGGTGAAGCTGTCGCGTTCGCTGGACGCGGTGGTGGAGGACTGTGTGAACGGCGTGGGCGTGGACGTCAACACGGCCTCGGCGCGGCTCCTCTCGCGGGTGTCCGGCATCTCCACCGGACTCGCCGAGAACATCGTGGCGCACCGGGACTCCAACGGGCCCTTCACCTCCCGTTCCGAGCTGAAGAAGGTGGCCCGGCTCGGCCCGAAGGCGTACGAGCAGTGCGCGGGCTTCCTGCGCATCCGCGGCGGCAGCGACCCGCTGGACTCCTCCAGCGTGCACCCGGAGGCGTACCCGGTGGTGCGGCGCATGGTGAAGACCTCCGGCCAGCAGGTGGCGTCCCTCATCGGCAACACGGGTGTCCTGCGCTCGCTGCGGCCGACGGACTTCGTGGACGAGACGTTCGGTCTGCCGACCGTCACGGACATCCTCAAGGAGCTCGAGAAGCCCGGGCGCGACCCGCGGCCCGCCTTCAAGACGGCCACCTTCAAGGAGGGCGTGGAGAAGATCTCCGACCTGTCCTCCGGGATGGTCCTGGAGGGGGTCGTGACGAACGTGGCGGCCTTCGGGGCGTTCATCGACGTCGGTGTCCACCAGGACGGCCTGGCGCACGTGTCCGCGCTGTCGAAGACGTTCGTCAAGGACCCCAGGGACGTCGTCAAGCCCGGTGACATCGTCAAGGTGAAGGTCCTCGACATCGACATCCCGCGCAAGCGGATCTCGCTGACGCTGCGGCTGGACGACGAGGCGGCCCCGCAGGGCGGTCAGGGCCAGTCCTCCGGCGGGAGCCGACCGCAGCGGGGCGGCGGGCGCCCGCCGCAGCAGCGCCAGCAGGGCGGCCAGCGCGGCGGAGGTGCCGGCGGTGGCGGTGGCGGTGGCGGCGGTTCGCGCCAGGCTCCCGCTCCGGGCAACAGCGCGATGGCCGACGCACTGCGCCGAGCGGGCCTTGTCGACCCCAAGAAGGGCAGGCGCTGA
- a CDS encoding M1 family metallopeptidase: MHRRIIAPGALAAASVLLAIPASAASTSPGAPGIGDPYYPAYGNGGYDVSHYDLRLKYQPATDELEGTATILAKTTQDLSRFDLDFLLDVSEVRVNGAVAAFTTSGEHELEITPKTPLAKGTTVTVVVRYSGIPSSKQAYGFTSWHRTADGGVGANEPEAAWWWFPSNDHPLDKATYDVSVLVPDGSQAISNGTLQSTSSRLGWTRYNWRSNKPQATYLATLAVGKFDITTGTTESGIPVVNAYSKDLGDNAGAARASIERTGEIADWLSGYFGPYPFDALGGYVPNTNTGYALETQTRPFYSPRQFASGSNVSVVVHELAHQWYGDYVSVAGWKDIWLNEGFARYAQWLWSEHEDEGTAQELADYVYASHPADDAFWTVKPGDPGAANQFDIAVYDRGALAVQALRNEIGDDAFFAVLKGWPHKHAYGNASVVDFQKYAEQISGRQLGALFDTWLFQPAKPTAPAARTASIAKVSAAPAQPKSWKKIAATNDAHEH, from the coding sequence GTGCACCGCAGAATCATCGCGCCGGGCGCACTCGCTGCCGCGTCCGTGTTGCTGGCGATCCCGGCATCGGCCGCGAGCACCTCCCCCGGCGCCCCGGGCATCGGCGACCCCTACTACCCGGCGTACGGCAACGGCGGATACGACGTCTCCCACTACGACCTGCGGCTGAAGTACCAGCCGGCCACGGACGAGTTGGAGGGGACGGCGACGATCCTGGCGAAGACCACGCAGGACCTGTCCCGCTTCGATCTGGACTTCCTGCTCGACGTGAGCGAGGTCCGGGTCAACGGCGCCGTGGCGGCGTTCACGACCTCGGGCGAGCACGAGCTGGAGATCACGCCGAAGACGCCGCTGGCGAAGGGCACGACGGTCACGGTCGTGGTGCGGTACAGCGGGATCCCGTCCTCGAAACAGGCGTACGGCTTCACCAGTTGGCACCGCACCGCGGACGGCGGGGTCGGCGCCAACGAGCCCGAGGCGGCCTGGTGGTGGTTCCCCAGCAACGACCACCCGCTCGACAAGGCCACCTACGACGTGTCGGTGCTGGTGCCCGACGGCTCGCAGGCCATCTCCAACGGAACGCTCCAGTCGACGAGTTCACGACTGGGCTGGACCCGCTACAACTGGCGTTCCAACAAGCCGCAGGCCACCTATCTGGCCACCCTCGCCGTCGGGAAGTTCGACATCACCACCGGGACGACCGAGAGCGGAATTCCGGTCGTGAACGCCTACAGCAAGGATCTGGGCGACAACGCCGGCGCGGCGCGGGCGAGCATCGAGCGGACCGGGGAGATCGCCGACTGGCTCAGCGGGTACTTCGGGCCGTATCCCTTCGACGCGCTCGGCGGGTACGTGCCGAACACGAACACCGGATACGCGCTGGAGACGCAGACCCGGCCCTTCTACAGCCCCCGGCAGTTCGCGAGCGGCTCCAACGTCTCCGTGGTGGTGCACGAGTTGGCGCACCAGTGGTACGGCGACTACGTGTCCGTGGCGGGGTGGAAGGACATCTGGCTGAACGAGGGCTTCGCCCGGTACGCGCAGTGGCTGTGGTCCGAGCACGAGGACGAGGGCACGGCTCAGGAACTCGCGGACTACGTGTACGCCTCGCATCCGGCCGACGACGCGTTCTGGACGGTGAAGCCCGGCGACCCGGGCGCGGCGAACCAGTTCGACATCGCCGTCTACGACCGGGGCGCCCTGGCGGTCCAGGCGCTGCGCAACGAGATCGGCGACGACGCCTTCTTCGCCGTCCTGAAGGGCTGGCCGCACAAGCACGCGTACGGCAACGCGAGCGTCGTCGACTTCCAGAAGTACGCCGAGCAGATCTCCGGCAGGCAGTTGGGCGCCCTGTTCGACACCTGGCTGTTCCAGCCGGCGAAGCCGACCGCGCCCGCGGCGCGGACGGCGTCGATCGCGAAGGTGTCGGCCGCTCCCGCGCAGCCGAAGTCCTGGAAGAAGATCGCGGCGACGAACGACGCGCACGAGCACTGA
- a CDS encoding Xaa-Pro dipeptidyl-peptidase, giving the protein MSTRMRFTIWRPLATAAITLLVAAFLTPTAAHSAPRESRPVYSYENAIREAVWVDTGLDGDSDGRTDRVAVDIVRPRELAAQGRKVPVIMDASPYYSCCGRGNESQRKTYDAAGNVVQMPLFYDNYFVPRGYAFVGVDLAGTNRSDGCVDVGGRSDIQSAKAVVDWLNGRARAYTTRTGTTTAKAGWTNGRTGMIGKSWDGTIANGVAATGVKGLKTIVPIAAISSWYDYYFAQGAPLYDSGPDWLSDYVDSPEARAKCAAVQRELVDGAPRTGDLTSLWSERDYVEDARKVKASVFLIHGLQDLNVRTKHLGQWWDALAKHGVERKIWLSQTGHVDPFDFRRAAWVDTLHRWFDHELLGYDNGVDREPMADIERHPDQWVTSTVWPPHGTRTATLRPATGDRPGVGTLGLRKGTGTAAFTDDPRLSETEWAAQIDTPTPDKAGFVTGPLTRDLRLSGSSQVTVTATPTTATAHLSAVLVDLGPDTIRDYAASGEGISTLTDRTCWGASSTGDSACFRETGARTADVGQTVVSRGWADLGTYADPGKGVPLTPGRAYTLTLDLAATDHVVPAGHRLALIVAGTDRDLIDPPADTPTLTLDLSRTSARVPFVGGADAFARATSGSAAAATPDARSPDGVRTPHHTYRIP; this is encoded by the coding sequence ATGTCGACACGCATGCGCTTCACGATCTGGAGACCGCTCGCAACCGCCGCCATCACCCTCCTGGTGGCCGCCTTCCTCACCCCGACCGCGGCCCACAGCGCCCCGCGCGAGAGCCGGCCCGTGTACTCCTACGAGAACGCCATCCGCGAGGCCGTCTGGGTGGACACCGGACTCGACGGCGACAGCGACGGGAGGACGGACCGCGTCGCCGTCGACATCGTCCGGCCCCGCGAACTCGCCGCACAGGGCCGCAAGGTGCCCGTCATCATGGACGCCAGCCCCTACTACTCCTGCTGCGGACGCGGCAACGAGAGCCAGCGCAAGACGTACGACGCCGCGGGGAACGTCGTCCAGATGCCGCTCTTCTACGACAACTACTTCGTGCCGCGCGGCTACGCCTTCGTCGGCGTCGACCTGGCCGGCACCAACCGCTCCGACGGCTGCGTCGACGTCGGGGGGCGCTCCGACATCCAGTCCGCCAAGGCCGTCGTCGACTGGCTGAACGGCCGCGCCAGGGCGTACACCACCCGCACCGGCACCACGACCGCCAAGGCGGGCTGGACCAACGGCAGAACCGGCATGATCGGCAAGAGCTGGGACGGCACCATAGCCAACGGCGTGGCCGCCACCGGCGTGAAGGGCCTGAAGACCATCGTCCCGATCGCCGCCATCTCCTCCTGGTACGACTACTACTTCGCCCAGGGCGCTCCCCTCTACGACTCCGGACCCGACTGGCTCTCCGACTACGTCGACAGCCCCGAAGCCCGCGCCAAGTGCGCCGCCGTCCAGCGGGAACTCGTCGACGGGGCCCCGCGCACCGGCGACCTGACGTCGCTGTGGTCCGAGCGCGACTACGTCGAGGACGCGCGCAAGGTGAAGGCGAGCGTGTTCCTCATCCACGGCCTCCAGGACCTCAACGTCCGCACCAAGCACCTCGGCCAGTGGTGGGACGCCCTCGCGAAGCACGGGGTCGAGCGCAAGATCTGGCTCTCCCAGACCGGCCACGTCGACCCCTTCGACTTCCGCCGCGCCGCCTGGGTGGACACCCTGCACCGCTGGTTCGACCACGAACTCCTCGGCTACGACAACGGCGTCGACCGCGAACCCATGGCCGACATCGAACGCCACCCCGACCAGTGGGTCACCTCCACCGTCTGGCCGCCGCACGGCACCCGGACCGCCACCCTGCGCCCCGCCACGGGCGACCGGCCCGGCGTCGGCACCCTCGGCCTGCGCAAGGGCACGGGCACCGCCGCCTTCACCGACGACCCGCGGCTGAGCGAGACCGAGTGGGCCGCGCAGATCGACACCCCGACCCCCGACAAGGCCGGATTCGTCACCGGGCCCCTCACCCGTGACCTGCGTCTGTCCGGCTCCTCCCAGGTCACCGTCACCGCCACGCCCACCACCGCGACGGCCCACCTGAGCGCCGTCCTCGTCGACCTCGGCCCCGACACCATCCGCGACTACGCGGCGAGCGGCGAGGGCATCAGCACGCTGACCGACCGCACCTGCTGGGGCGCGAGCAGCACGGGCGACAGCGCCTGCTTCAGGGAGACCGGCGCCAGGACCGCCGACGTCGGTCAGACGGTCGTCAGCCGCGGCTGGGCCGACCTCGGCACCTACGCCGACCCCGGCAAGGGCGTCCCGCTCACCCCGGGCCGGGCGTACACCCTCACCCTCGACCTGGCGGCCACCGACCATGTCGTCCCGGCCGGTCACCGGCTCGCCCTGATCGTCGCGGGCACCGACCGGGACCTCATCGACCCGCCCGCCGACACCCCCACCCTCACCCTGGACCTGTCCCGCACCTCGGCCCGGGTCCCGTTCGTCGGAGGCGCCGACGCCTTCGCCCGCGCCACGTCCGGATCGGCGGCGGCCGCCACCCCCGACGCGCGGTCCCCGGACGGCGTACGGACACCGCACCACACGTACCGGATCCCGTAA
- the abc-f gene encoding ribosomal protection-like ABC-F family protein, whose translation MTATLVAKNLAAGHGDRSLFSGLDLVVAPGDVIGLVGANGAGKSTLLKLLAGLTAPEQGELRLSPPTASVGHLPQEPERRPGESVREFLARRTGVAEAQRTMDEATQALVDGAPGADDAYATSLERWLDLGGADLDERAEEVTDSLGLGVGLDQPMTSLSGGQAARAGLASLLLSRYDVFLLDEPTNDLDLDGLERLERFVKGLRAGTVVVSHDREFLTRTVTKVLELDLAQQQINLYGGGYDAYLEERDVARRHAREDFEEYADKKAALQDRAQTQRSWMDKGVKNARRKASNDNDKIGRKFRSEASEKQAAKARQTQRMIERLETVEEPRKEWELRMEIASAPRSGAVVATLREAEVRRGDFTFGPVSLQIDWADRVAVTGANGAGKSTFLGALLGRVPLDAGQATLGSGVLVGEVDQARQLFHGSESLLDAFRAAVPDTEPAEVRTLLAKFGLKSDHVTRSAATLSPGERTRAALALLQGRGVNLLVLDEPTNHLDLPAIEQLESALDAYEGTLLLVTHDRRMLDAVHVTRRLEIADGKVTER comes from the coding sequence ATGACTGCCACCCTCGTCGCCAAGAACCTCGCCGCCGGCCACGGCGACCGCTCCCTCTTCTCCGGGCTCGACCTCGTCGTCGCCCCCGGGGACGTGATCGGGCTGGTCGGTGCCAACGGCGCCGGCAAGTCCACCCTGCTGAAGCTGCTCGCCGGGCTCACCGCGCCCGAGCAGGGCGAGCTCAGGCTCTCCCCGCCGACCGCGAGCGTCGGCCATCTGCCCCAGGAACCGGAACGCCGCCCCGGCGAGAGCGTGCGCGAGTTCCTCGCCCGCCGCACCGGCGTCGCCGAGGCACAGCGCACCATGGACGAGGCCACCCAGGCCCTGGTCGACGGGGCACCCGGCGCCGACGACGCCTATGCGACGAGCCTCGAGCGCTGGCTCGACCTCGGCGGCGCCGACCTCGACGAGCGCGCCGAGGAGGTCACCGACTCGCTCGGTCTCGGAGTAGGCCTCGACCAGCCGATGACCTCCCTGTCCGGCGGTCAGGCCGCCCGCGCGGGCCTAGCCTCCCTCCTGCTCTCGCGCTACGACGTCTTCCTGCTCGACGAGCCGACCAACGACCTCGACCTCGACGGCCTGGAGCGTCTGGAACGCTTCGTGAAGGGTCTGCGCGCCGGGACCGTCGTCGTCAGCCACGACCGCGAGTTCCTCACCCGCACGGTCACCAAGGTCCTCGAACTCGACCTCGCCCAGCAGCAGATCAACCTCTACGGCGGCGGCTACGACGCCTACCTGGAGGAGCGGGACGTGGCCCGCCGGCACGCCCGCGAGGACTTCGAGGAGTACGCCGACAAGAAGGCGGCCCTCCAGGACCGCGCGCAGACCCAGCGCTCCTGGATGGACAAGGGCGTGAAGAACGCGCGCCGCAAGGCGAGCAACGACAACGACAAGATCGGCCGCAAGTTCCGCAGCGAGGCCAGCGAGAAGCAGGCCGCGAAGGCCCGGCAGACCCAGCGCATGATCGAGCGCCTCGAGACCGTCGAGGAGCCGCGCAAGGAGTGGGAGCTGCGCATGGAGATCGCGTCCGCGCCGCGGTCCGGCGCGGTGGTCGCGACCCTGCGCGAGGCCGAGGTACGGCGCGGTGACTTCACCTTCGGGCCGGTGTCCCTTCAGATCGACTGGGCCGACCGGGTCGCGGTCACCGGCGCGAACGGCGCGGGCAAGTCGACCTTCCTCGGCGCGCTCCTCGGCCGGGTCCCGCTGGACGCCGGACAGGCCACCCTGGGCTCGGGCGTCCTGGTCGGCGAGGTCGACCAGGCACGGCAGCTGTTCCACGGCTCCGAGTCCCTGCTGGACGCGTTCCGCGCGGCCGTACCCGACACCGAACCGGCCGAGGTGCGCACCCTGCTGGCCAAGTTCGGCCTGAAGTCGGACCACGTCACGCGTTCGGCGGCCACCCTGTCACCCGGCGAACGCACCCGCGCGGCCCTCGCGCTGCTCCAGGGGCGGGGCGTCAACCTTCTCGTCCTCGACGAGCCGACGAACCACCTCGACCTCCCGGCCATCGAGCAGCTGGAGTCGGCCCTCGACGCCTACGAGGGCACACTGCTCCTGGTCACCCACGACCGGCGCATGCTGGACGCGGTCCATGTCACGCGCCGCCTGGAGATCGCGGACGGCAAGGTGACCGAGCGCTAG
- a CDS encoding adenosine kinase has protein sequence MRADNETTESTSTENIEHAEDIDVLVLGGAGVDTIVYVPELPLPYADSYMIDSGIHARAGQTGDFVALGLAALGLRTHHLDLLGDDPEGDLVRALHRDKDIALTAIPQPAGTKRAVNLVGPDGRRLSLYDNSRGRPDDRFPEDILRRLAAASRHAHVSITHPCAEALPVLREAGVGISTDLHNWDGENPYHEAFAYEADVVFVSVTALTDPETTMRRIAERGRAEVVVATAGAKGAYLLTDGELTHVPAAVPPGPVVDSNGAGDAFASAFLFGRLGGEPPHRCAEYGALAGAYACTVPATESAAMSRDALLARAATTPR, from the coding sequence ATGCGCGCCGACAACGAGACCACCGAGAGCACGAGCACCGAGAACATCGAGCACGCCGAGGACATCGACGTCCTGGTCCTGGGCGGGGCGGGCGTGGACACGATCGTGTACGTACCGGAGCTGCCGCTCCCGTACGCCGACAGCTACATGATCGACAGCGGGATCCACGCCCGCGCCGGACAGACCGGCGACTTCGTCGCCCTGGGCCTCGCCGCCCTCGGTCTGCGCACCCACCACCTCGACCTCCTGGGCGACGACCCCGAGGGAGACCTGGTCCGCGCCCTGCACCGGGACAAGGACATCGCCCTCACCGCGATCCCGCAGCCCGCCGGGACCAAGCGGGCGGTCAACCTGGTCGGCCCGGACGGGCGGCGGCTGTCGCTGTACGACAACAGCCGCGGGCGCCCGGACGACCGCTTCCCCGAGGACATCCTGCGGCGCCTCGCCGCAGCGAGCCGCCACGCCCACGTGTCCATCACGCACCCCTGTGCCGAGGCCCTGCCCGTACTGCGCGAGGCGGGCGTCGGCATCTCCACGGACCTGCACAACTGGGACGGGGAGAACCCCTACCACGAGGCCTTCGCCTACGAGGCGGACGTCGTCTTCGTCTCCGTGACCGCCCTGACCGACCCGGAGACGACCATGCGCCGTATCGCCGAGCGGGGCCGCGCGGAGGTGGTCGTCGCCACGGCCGGCGCCAAGGGCGCGTATCTGCTCACCGACGGCGAGCTGACCCATGTCCCGGCCGCCGTCCCGCCCGGCCCGGTGGTCGACTCCAACGGCGCGGGGGACGCCTTCGCGTCCGCCTTCCTCTTCGGCCGACTCGGCGGCGAGCCGCCGCACCGGTGCGCCGAGTACGGCGCGCTGGCCGGGGCGTACGCCTGCACGGTGCCGGCCACGGAGAGCGCCGCGATGTCGCGCGACGCACTCCTGGCCCGGGCGGCGACGACCCCGCGGTAG
- a CDS encoding GlxA family transcriptional regulator translates to MAQRTVPTVLIVLFDGVQSLDVTGPLEVFAGAERHTPGTYRIRTASLDGTPVRTSSGLTLVPDGALTRACDPHTLLVPGGRGTRRPDTTPLTDWLRVHAPRAERLVSVCTGATLLAAAGLLDGRRATTHWAYCDRLAGDHPAVRVDPDPIYVRDGHVYTSAGVTSGIDLALALVEEDLGRDAALTIARHLVVFLRRPGNQAQFSAQLAAQTAERAPLREVQQWITEHPAADLSVESLAARALLSPRHFARAFRDETGMTPGRYVDRVRLEHARRLLEDTADGVEEISRASGYGTPEAMRRAFVKALGTPPGEYRRRFRPAPVH, encoded by the coding sequence ATGGCGCAGCGAACCGTTCCCACCGTTCTCATCGTGCTCTTCGACGGAGTCCAGAGTCTCGACGTGACCGGCCCCCTGGAGGTCTTCGCGGGCGCCGAGCGGCACACCCCGGGCACCTACCGGATCCGCACGGCCTCCCTGGACGGCACTCCCGTGCGCACCTCCAGCGGGCTGACCCTCGTACCGGACGGGGCCCTCACGCGCGCGTGCGACCCGCACACGCTGCTCGTCCCCGGCGGCCGGGGCACCCGCCGCCCGGACACCACGCCGCTGACGGACTGGCTGCGCGTCCACGCCCCGCGCGCGGAGCGCCTCGTCTCGGTCTGCACCGGCGCGACCCTGCTCGCCGCCGCGGGTCTGCTGGACGGCCGCCGGGCGACGACCCACTGGGCGTACTGCGACAGGCTCGCCGGCGACCACCCGGCCGTGCGGGTCGACCCGGACCCGATCTACGTCCGGGACGGGCACGTCTACACCTCGGCCGGCGTCACCTCCGGCATCGACCTGGCCCTCGCCCTGGTCGAGGAGGACCTCGGCCGCGACGCGGCGCTGACCATCGCCCGTCACCTGGTCGTCTTTCTGCGCCGGCCCGGGAACCAGGCCCAGTTCAGCGCACAGCTGGCCGCCCAGACGGCCGAGCGCGCGCCCTTGCGGGAGGTCCAGCAGTGGATCACCGAGCATCCCGCCGCCGATCTGAGCGTCGAGTCGCTCGCCGCCCGCGCCCTGCTCTCCCCGCGCCACTTCGCCCGCGCCTTCCGCGACGAGACGGGCATGACGCCCGGCCGCTATGTCGACCGGGTCCGCCTGGAGCACGCCCGCCGTCTGCTGGAGGACACGGCGGACGGCGTCGAGGAGATCTCCCGCGCCAGCGGCTACGGCACCCCCGAGGCCATGCGGCGCGCCTTCGTCAAGGCGCTCGGGACGCCCCCGGGGGAGTACCGCCGCCGGTTCCGCCCCGCGCCCGTCCACTGA
- a CDS encoding LPFR motif small protein: protein MFRAIADVLRQIGGAIATVVTLPFRALARLFGGASGSSRSRRA, encoded by the coding sequence GTGTTCCGTGCGATCGCAGACGTACTGCGGCAGATCGGTGGCGCCATCGCCACTGTGGTGACACTGCCTTTCCGGGCGCTGGCCCGGCTCTTCGGCGGGGCCTCGGGCTCCAGCAGGAGCCGCAGGGCCTGA